TACATCGGCGGCTGACTCAAACGTGACATCGATCGATGGCCGACTGTAATTTACTTTTTCGGAATCATCGAGAGCAAACGTTCGATCACGTTCAATCAGTACGTGGTAATCGGCGGGAGCCAGATAGATGATTCCAGGCTTGATTGGCTCTTTATCCTCTACTTCCCGAACGGGAATAATCGTTTTTAGTGAGAGCAGGTGCGCCAGTGTTGAATCGGCAGTATTACGGCGATGCAAGACAATAATAAATACATACGTCAACGGGGTCGATAAGGCCGGCAGCACCTGCAATAACACATCAATACTGCCCGTCGATCCACCAATGACAACCGCTTTTTTAGCTGTGGTTATGCTATTTTCCGCCATATTTTTTCCCCATTCAACGGTCTGTATTTAGCCTCCAGCGTGGAGAAACGGAGCGTTTCCTTTGCGCCTAGTGCCAAGTAACTGAGCAGCCCCAAACTTTCATCGAACAAGGAAAGCACACGCTGCTGGAGGGCCTTGTCGAAGTAGATCAACACATTTCGGCAAAGAATCAGATCGAATTCATTGAACGACCGATCCGAAACCAGATTATGCGTCGAAAAAACCATACGCTCGGCCAGTTCATCCAGAAACTTAGCGTAGCCATACTGTGCGGTATAATACATCGAAAAATCAGCGACTCCACCCGATAACACATAATTTTCGGAATACTGCTTCATCTGCGATAAAGCAACAATTCCCTTCCGCGCCGACGCCAGTACATCTGGATTAAGGTCTGTAGCGTATAGTAGGGATTTATGCAGCAGTCCGGCCTCTTTGAGCAGAATGGCCATCGAAAAAACCTCTTCGCCCGTTGAACAGCCTGCATGCCAGATACGAATAAACGGTTTTGCAGCCAGCGTCGGTAGTACGTCGGTTCGGAGTGCTTTATAGAAAAACGGGTCCCGAAACATTTCGGTCACGTTTACGGTCAGTTCTTCCACAAACCGTTTTATATACTCGGTATCAGTCCGTATGCGATACCGCAGTTCAGCAAAACTGGGAAACTTATCAAGCGACCAAACCCGATTGATCCGTCGTTTCAGCGAAGCTCTGGCGTAATGGGTAAAATCATACCCGTAGCGTTCGAACAGATCCGTCAGCAGCAGGTCCATTTGCTCATCCTCAATCATAACCATTCCCTGGTTCTATTTTCCTGAGCCCC
This window of the Spirosoma aerolatum genome carries:
- a CDS encoding chemotaxis protein CheB, with amino-acid sequence MAENSITTAKKAVVIGGSTGSIDVLLQVLPALSTPLTYVFIIVLHRRNTADSTLAHLLSLKTIIPVREVEDKEPIKPGIIYLAPADYHVLIERDRTFALDDSEKVNYSRPSIDVTFESAADVFGPSLIGVLLSGANADGTAGLKAIKRKGGLLVTQLPETAQAAMMPQQAILNTQVDYILDIEGISSLLNNLNL
- a CDS encoding CheR family methyltransferase codes for the protein MIEDEQMDLLLTDLFERYGYDFTHYARASLKRRINRVWSLDKFPSFAELRYRIRTDTEYIKRFVEELTVNVTEMFRDPFFYKALRTDVLPTLAAKPFIRIWHAGCSTGEEVFSMAILLKEAGLLHKSLLYATDLNPDVLASARKGIVALSQMKQYSENYVLSGGVADFSMYYTAQYGYAKFLDELAERMVFSTHNLVSDRSFNEFDLILCRNVLIYFDKALQQRVLSLFDESLGLLSYLALGAKETLRFSTLEAKYRPLNGEKIWRKIA